A genomic window from Periweissella cryptocerci includes:
- a CDS encoding pyridoxal phosphate-dependent aminotransferase: MKFSERVLNVTPSATLQVSALAKQMQADGIDVINLSTGEPDFATPLNIQTAAIASITDGRASYYTPVSGLPALKTAIINRVEADTGRLVEPNQVTVTVGAKMGLYSLFQAVLEPGDAAMVIAPYWVSYEEQLKLSGATVQIVQPAAPDLKVTVTELEAAKTDATRLLILNSPQNPAGLVYEAAELKAIAQWALDNDVLLVADEIYGKLVYNGTKFTSVLEFSDEIFANTVLIDGVSKAYAMTGWRLGYVVAQKEIISKINLLLGHMTSNPTTAAQYAAIEALSGDQVPVAKMREAFETRLNTTYALLEAVEGVKLSFKPQGAFYFFPDVTEAMVKLGYMNTVEFAMAVLQEAHVAVVAGEAFGMPGHIRLSYATSQELLTEAIARIKAFIEKSEKA; encoded by the coding sequence ATGAAATTTTCGGAACGTGTATTAAACGTGACCCCGTCTGCAACTTTGCAGGTTTCAGCTTTGGCTAAACAAATGCAAGCCGATGGCATCGATGTAATTAATTTAAGTACGGGTGAACCGGATTTTGCGACACCACTTAATATTCAAACAGCGGCTATTGCAAGTATTACGGATGGCCGTGCGAGTTACTACACGCCAGTTTCAGGATTACCAGCGCTGAAAACAGCGATTATTAACCGTGTTGAAGCCGACACTGGCCGCTTGGTCGAACCCAATCAAGTGACAGTAACCGTTGGGGCTAAAATGGGGCTCTACTCATTATTCCAAGCAGTGTTAGAACCTGGGGATGCCGCGATGGTGATTGCACCATATTGGGTTAGTTACGAAGAACAACTCAAATTAAGTGGGGCAACTGTTCAAATCGTCCAACCAGCTGCACCGGATTTGAAAGTTACAGTTACTGAACTTGAAGCGGCCAAAACTGATGCGACGCGCTTGCTAATCTTGAATTCACCACAAAATCCAGCCGGGCTTGTGTATGAAGCGGCTGAATTAAAAGCGATTGCTCAATGGGCGTTGGATAACGATGTGTTACTAGTCGCTGATGAAATTTATGGCAAGTTAGTCTATAACGGTACTAAGTTTACGTCAGTATTGGAATTTTCAGATGAAATCTTTGCTAACACAGTATTGATTGATGGGGTTTCAAAAGCCTATGCAATGACTGGTTGGCGTTTAGGTTATGTGGTCGCCCAAAAGGAAATTATCAGTAAGATTAATTTGTTGTTGGGACACATGACGTCTAATCCAACGACCGCTGCGCAATATGCGGCGATTGAAGCGTTATCAGGTGACCAAGTTCCGGTTGCCAAAATGCGGGAAGCTTTTGAAACACGGTTGAATACCACTTATGCGTTACTTGAAGCGGTTGAAGGTGTGAAATTATCATTTAAGCCACAAGGGGCATTTTATTTCTTCCCCGATGTGACAGAAGCAATGGTTAAGTTAGGCTACATGAATACCGTTGAATTTGCGATGGCAGTTTTACAAGAAGCCCACGTTGCCGTTGTTGCTGGTGAGGCGTTTGGAATGCCAGGCCACATTCGTTTGTCGTATGCGACGAGTCAAGAGTTGTTAACGGAAGCGATTGCGCGGATTAAAGCGTTTATTGAAAAAAGCGAAAAAGCATAA